Genomic window (Flavobacteriales bacterium):
ATCGGCAGCCTCACGGGCAAGGAGTCGCTGTTGCCCACCGACGACCAGATCGATCCCAAGGTGCGGCAGCTCATTGAGGAGGCGCGCTGCAGCGTTGGCGTGTTCATGGACAAAGGCTTCACGCAGGCCGACCGGATCGTGCTTCCCTTGGGTGCGCCAGGCGACCTCTTCCTGCTGCATTATGCGGAGCGGCTGCTGCACGGCGAGGGGCGACGGCTCACGCTGCTTGATGCTGCAGGACTCACGCAGCGTGATCCTTCCTTCCGCATCGGGGTGCAGCGGCTGCAGGAACTCGCTGCTGATCGGATCGAGGTGCTTACCGGTGTTGATCTCGATGCGCGGCTCCTCGCCCAGCACGACCTGCTGCTCAATAGCTACAAGGGCTGGAGCCGTGCCGCCGAAGCACGTGCGCCCTGGCTGGGAGATGTGCCCAGCACCTTGATCATACGGCCTTAGCCGAAAGACCGGCCTGCGCCTCGTTGAGCCAATCGCGCGCCTGCTGCTCATCGTGGAACACGCGTGCGGGGAACTCAGGCGGGAAATAGCTGAAGTAGAGCTTCGCTATGGCCTCGCCCATTCCGTCGCCCACCACAACGGCCAGCGCACGCAATCCGGTGCTCCCGCGCTCCGGCTTGAAGTGGTCGGTGCTGGTCACGGCCAGGTCGAAGTCCATGCCCTCGGGCAGGAAGCTCAGCATCACATAGGGCGATTCTCCGCCCAATTCATGACGCGCCAACCTGTTCTCCTCGAATCCGGCGCGGTCAATCGTCACGTCGCCGCGGAAACGCTGTTCGATGAAGCCAGGCGCCGTCAGCGCCATGGTGGCGCAACGTGTATCAATGCTGCGTGGGGCGAACGGTGCACGAGCCATGGTGCAAGATTAGCGGCACCATGTCCGAATTGTTCAGCAAGCACTAAACTCGCCTTGCCAAACCCGCATGCGCCATGATGAACCGTTACGCGCTCGTCGCCCCGATCCTTTTCCTGGCCCAGGATCTCAGCGCCCAATACTGCAGCCCCACCTTCGCCAATGGGTGCTTCAGTTGGCGAACCCTTGAAGTGCAGGCCGGGAGCATCAACTGGGCGCCCGGTGCCGATGACTGCTCCTTGTCCGACTACTCGACGGTGAGCACCTCCGTGGATGCGGGTGCCATGCTGCCCATGCGCGTATTGAACGGCACTTGGTGCGGTTGCGCGGTCTGGGTGGATTGGGACCAGAGCAACAGCTTCGAGGACAACGAGAACATGTACTTCATCTACGTGGGCGGTTCGCCGAGCTATGAATACCAGTTCGGTATCACCATTCCGTTGGCCACCGCGACTGGGGCTTACCGGATGCGCATCATCTCGGCTTGGGGCAGCGATGGCTTCCAGACGAGCAACGGGAACGGCTACGGTCCTTGCGGGGCCTTTCAGTACGGCGACTTCAAGGATTTCACGCTCAACGTGAATGGCGTGCTGAGCGTCACGGAGGAAGCGGACGAAGCGTTCGCCATCGCACCGAATCCTTCCATGGGCTTCACCACGATCACGGGCCTGCCAACAACCGGCACCATTGAGGTGATCGATGCGCGTGGGGCCGTGGTGGAGCAAGCCGTTGTGCGCCAGGGCCGCGCGCAATTCGATGCGCAAGGCTGGTCACGCGGCGTGTACACGGTGCGCATGTCCGGCGCCCGGTTCTCTCGCCGCTTCGTGGTGGAATAGGCTTACCACGCGAGCGCCACCTTGCCCATGGTGGCCCCGCTGGCCAGCAGCGCATGCGCCTCAGGCAGCCGCTCGGCAGGCATCACTCCGTGCACATGCGGTGAGAGCAGTCCTGCAGCCTGAGCGGCCACCGCTTCGCGGAAGCATTGCGCCATCAGGTCGGGTCGGTTGTCGCCCAACTTCAGCATGTTCACGCCGAGTATGCTCTTGCTCTTCATCATGAGGAAGATGGGCAGCATGGCACCCATGCTCCAGACGAAGCGGATCGTGCCGAATGCGCCCAGGCCACCGCGCTCCGCTCCGCCGAAGAGCACCAGGCGCCCGCCGCTGCCGAGCAATTGCATGTCCTTCCTGAAGCTGGTGCCAGCCACCGCGTTGAAGCTGGCATCCAATCGGCGTTTGCCAAGCAGCGTTCGCAGCTGTGCGCTGTAATCGCCGGTGCGCCGGTCGATGGCATGGGCTGCGCCCAAGCTGAGCGCGAATTCCCGTTTGGCTGTGCCGCCCACGATCGCGAAGACCTCGCATCCGGCCTTTGCCGCGAGCTGCACGATCAAGTGCCCTACCCCGCCCGCCGCGCTATGCACCAGCACGCGCTCTCCGGCTTGAAGCGGGCAGAGCACTCGTGCGGCGTACCAAGCCGTTGCGCCTTGCGTGGCCAGCGCCGCCGCTTCGCCGATGGCGAGTTCCTCCGGGATGACAGCGCATGCACGATGGTCCGTGACGGCCATCTCTGCATAACCGCCGAAGCGCGTCATGGCCACCACGCGCTTGCCGATGAGGTCCTGCGGAGCCTCTTGGCCTGCTGCAAGTACACGGCCCACCGCTTCGTAGCCGATGATGCTCGGCAACGGAGGCGCCTCACGATAGAGCCCGCGCGCGGCCATCACATCGGCGTAGTTGAGGCCGAAGCCTTCGCAGCCGATGAGCACTTGGCCTGCCTTGGGCTGCGGATCGGGGTGCTCGCGCAGGGCGAAGGCGCGTTTCGGATCGCCATGGGCGATGAGGGTCCATGCTCTCATGAGTGCTGGGTCGGGCGGAGGTTCAGGGTTGCATGTTGCTGGCAGCTGATAGGGATGGCGTGGCTATGGACGGCCGCCGACCACCACCACGAATTCGCCGCGCGGCTCAAGGGCAAGGAAGTGCGCGGCCAGTGCGCCCAAAGTGCCGCGCCGGGTCT
Coding sequences:
- a CDS encoding STAS/SEC14 domain-containing protein; translation: MARAPFAPRSIDTRCATMALTAPGFIEQRFRGDVTIDRAGFEENRLARHELGGESPYVMLSFLPEGMDFDLAVTSTDHFKPERGSTGLRALAVVVGDGMGEAIAKLYFSYFPPEFPARVFHDEQQARDWLNEAQAGLSAKAV
- a CDS encoding T9SS type A sorting domain-containing protein, translated to MMNRYALVAPILFLAQDLSAQYCSPTFANGCFSWRTLEVQAGSINWAPGADDCSLSDYSTVSTSVDAGAMLPMRVLNGTWCGCAVWVDWDQSNSFEDNENMYFIYVGGSPSYEYQFGITIPLATATGAYRMRIISAWGSDGFQTSNGNGYGPCGAFQYGDFKDFTLNVNGVLSVTEEADEAFAIAPNPSMGFTTITGLPTTGTIEVIDARGAVVEQAVVRQGRAQFDAQGWSRGVYTVRMSGARFSRRFVVE
- a CDS encoding zinc-binding dehydrogenase, coding for MRAWTLIAHGDPKRAFALREHPDPQPKAGQVLIGCEGFGLNYADVMAARGLYREAPPLPSIIGYEAVGRVLAAGQEAPQDLIGKRVVAMTRFGGYAEMAVTDHRACAVIPEELAIGEAAALATQGATAWYAARVLCPLQAGERVLVHSAAGGVGHLIVQLAAKAGCEVFAIVGGTAKREFALSLGAAHAIDRRTGDYSAQLRTLLGKRRLDASFNAVAGTSFRKDMQLLGSGGRLVLFGGAERGGLGAFGTIRFVWSMGAMLPIFLMMKSKSILGVNMLKLGDNRPDLMAQCFREAVAAQAAGLLSPHVHGVMPAERLPEAHALLASGATMGKVALAW